In Sphingomonas panacisoli, one genomic interval encodes:
- the manD gene encoding D-mannonate dehydratase ManD, which yields MLRITGAKVIVSCPGRNFVTLKIETSDGVYGLGDATLNGRELSVVSYLTDHVIPCLIGRDAHRIEDIWQYLYKGAYWRRGPVTMSAIAAVDTALWDIKAKVAGLPLYQLLGGASREGVMVYGHANGTTIEETVEAARRYQAEGYKAIRLQSGVPGLASTYGVSNDRYFYEPANGNTPHENVWSTEKYLRSVPPLFEAAREALGWDVHLLHDAHHRLTPIEAGRLGRELEPFRPFWLEDATPAENPDGFRLIRQHTTTPLAVGEVFNSIWDAKQLIEEQLIDYIRTTVVHAGGITHLRRIASFADLYQVRTGCHGATDLSPVCMAAALHFGLSVPNFGVQEYMRHTELTDQVFPHAYTFENGMMHPGDAIGLGVEIDEDLAAKHEYKRAYLPVNRLEDGTMWSW from the coding sequence ATGCTCAGGATCACCGGGGCTAAAGTGATTGTCAGCTGCCCGGGGCGGAACTTCGTCACGCTGAAGATCGAAACGAGCGACGGCGTCTACGGCCTGGGCGACGCGACGCTCAACGGCCGCGAACTGTCGGTCGTCAGCTACCTGACTGATCATGTCATCCCCTGCCTGATCGGCCGCGACGCGCACCGCATCGAGGACATCTGGCAGTATCTCTACAAGGGCGCGTACTGGCGGCGCGGGCCGGTGACGATGAGCGCGATCGCGGCGGTCGATACCGCGCTGTGGGATATCAAGGCCAAGGTCGCCGGGCTACCGCTCTACCAGTTGCTCGGCGGCGCATCGCGCGAGGGCGTGATGGTCTACGGCCATGCAAACGGCACGACGATCGAGGAGACGGTCGAGGCGGCGCGGCGCTATCAGGCCGAAGGATACAAGGCGATCCGCCTGCAGTCGGGCGTGCCAGGACTGGCATCGACCTATGGCGTGTCGAACGACCGCTATTTCTACGAGCCCGCCAATGGCAACACTCCGCATGAAAATGTGTGGTCGACCGAGAAATATCTCCGCTCGGTCCCGCCGTTGTTCGAAGCGGCACGCGAGGCGCTGGGCTGGGATGTCCACCTTCTCCACGACGCGCACCATCGGCTGACCCCGATCGAGGCCGGGCGACTGGGACGCGAGCTCGAACCGTTTCGCCCGTTCTGGCTGGAGGACGCGACGCCCGCGGAGAACCCCGACGGCTTCCGCTTGATCCGCCAGCACACCACCACCCCGCTCGCAGTGGGCGAAGTATTCAACTCGATCTGGGACGCCAAGCAGCTGATCGAGGAACAGTTGATCGATTATATCCGCACGACAGTCGTCCACGCCGGCGGGATCACGCATCTGCGCCGCATCGCGAGCTTCGCCGATCTGTACCAGGTTCGCACCGGGTGCCACGGCGCGACCGACCTGTCGCCGGTGTGCATGGCGGCAGCGCTGCACTTCGGGCTGTCGGTGCCCAATTTCGGCGTGCAGGAATATATGCGGCACACCGAATTGACCGATCAGGTCTTCCCCCACGCCTACACGTTCGAAAACGGCATGATGCATCCGGGCGATGCGATCGGGCTGGGCGTCGAGATCGACGAGGATCTCGCCGCGAAGCACGAATACAAGCGCGCGTATCTGCCGGTGAACCGGCTCGAAGACGGTACGATGTGGAGCTGGTGA
- a CDS encoding LacI family DNA-binding transcriptional regulator, translating into MGGPSPVPARSRGNLTINDVARVAGVSKKTVSRVINRETQLKARTREHVEGVIAMLGYTPNPQARALALGRNFLIGLVHDNPNAQTVMSVQQGILEALRDTEFEMIVRPLDRGSPTMLDEFRDFIERQRLFGVVLMPPISENDMLARLCEEAGCRYVRMGSTALDTPDRMVASNDREGVRTATDYLIGLGHRRIALIAGPQGFRSARERRMGFEQALGDAGIALPSSWVAEGDYLFGSGVAAAERLFALEPRPTAIFSCNDEMAAGAIHAARAQGLDVPGDLSVIGFDDNPIAAHMWPPITTVRWPIASMARSAALKLVFERSQDGADEPSLFLSTLIRRGSVGTPR; encoded by the coding sequence ATGGGCGGTCCCTCCCCTGTACCGGCGCGATCCCGCGGCAATCTGACGATCAACGACGTTGCGCGCGTGGCCGGCGTGTCGAAGAAGACCGTCAGCCGCGTCATCAACCGCGAGACGCAGCTCAAAGCGCGGACCCGCGAGCATGTCGAAGGCGTGATCGCGATGTTGGGCTACACGCCTAACCCCCAGGCGCGCGCGCTTGCCCTGGGTCGCAACTTCCTGATCGGGCTGGTCCACGACAACCCAAACGCGCAGACGGTGATGAGCGTCCAGCAGGGCATATTGGAAGCGCTGCGCGACACCGAGTTCGAAATGATTGTCCGCCCGCTCGATCGCGGATCACCGACGATGCTCGACGAGTTCCGCGACTTCATCGAGCGCCAGCGGCTGTTCGGCGTCGTACTGATGCCGCCGATCAGCGAGAACGACATGCTCGCGCGGCTCTGCGAGGAGGCCGGTTGCCGCTATGTGCGGATGGGGTCGACCGCGCTCGACACGCCCGACCGCATGGTCGCCTCCAACGACCGCGAAGGCGTGCGTACGGCGACCGACTATCTGATCGGGCTCGGCCATCGCCGCATCGCGCTGATCGCCGGTCCGCAGGGTTTCCGATCGGCGCGCGAACGCCGGATGGGGTTCGAACAAGCGTTGGGCGATGCCGGGATTGCGCTGCCGTCGTCCTGGGTGGCGGAAGGCGATTATCTGTTCGGTTCGGGTGTCGCCGCCGCCGAGCGACTGTTCGCGCTCGAGCCGCGACCGACCGCGATTTTCTCGTGCAACGACGAAATGGCCGCCGGCGCGATCCACGCCGCCCGCGCGCAGGGACTGGACGTGCCAGGCGACCTGTCGGTGATCGGGTTCGACGACAATCCGATCGCCGCGCATATGTGGCCGCCGATCACGACGGTGCGCTGGCCGATCGCCTCGATGGCGCGATCGGCGGCGCTGAAGCTGGTGTTCGAGCGCAGCCAAGACGGCGCGGACGAGCCGTCGCTTTTCCTGTCGACGCTCATTCGCCGCGGATCGGTGGGAACGCCACGATGA
- a CDS encoding alginate lyase family protein has product MRWTTALFASVAVVAPVQASAASDYAVLGPRFAAGKAGSDVGRAIIARAHAALTRPPGAIPRLHTEGTLPGKGIREISLVAKRDQPIVLDLAMAWRLTGDRAFLAQAGRYLDAWASIYEVSLNPIDETGFDTLMMAYDLSRADLPADQRARIDAFWRRMATGYLEAMDSPALGHANTNWQSHRVKLATMAAFETGDRALIDRARAAYRNQIAANLRADGSTFDFEERDALHYVTYDLEPLMMAALAANAHGEDWYSWAAPSGASLPKSLDWLAQFANGTRTHIEFANSKVQFDRDRAAAGQDEYAPHPWKPEAALDTFWTARLLDRRFAPLANTLAANAKRLPAAWLTLY; this is encoded by the coding sequence ATGAGATGGACGACAGCCTTGTTCGCCAGTGTCGCCGTGGTGGCACCCGTCCAGGCATCCGCCGCGTCCGATTATGCCGTGCTCGGCCCGCGCTTCGCGGCCGGTAAGGCGGGCAGCGATGTCGGTCGCGCCATCATCGCTCGCGCTCACGCCGCCCTCACGCGGCCGCCCGGCGCGATCCCCAGGCTCCACACGGAGGGGACGCTGCCTGGCAAGGGCATTCGCGAGATCAGCCTGGTCGCCAAGCGCGACCAGCCGATCGTGCTCGACCTGGCGATGGCGTGGCGACTGACCGGCGACCGCGCATTCCTCGCCCAGGCCGGCCGCTATCTCGATGCCTGGGCGAGCATCTATGAGGTGTCGCTCAATCCGATCGACGAGACCGGGTTCGACACGCTGATGATGGCCTACGACCTAAGCCGTGCCGATCTGCCCGCCGACCAGCGCGCGCGGATCGATGCGTTCTGGCGACGGATGGCGACAGGGTATCTCGAGGCGATGGACTCGCCCGCGCTCGGCCATGCCAACACCAACTGGCAGAGCCACCGCGTGAAGCTGGCGACGATGGCGGCGTTCGAGACCGGCGACCGCGCACTGATCGATCGCGCGCGTGCCGCCTATCGCAACCAGATCGCGGCAAACCTGCGCGCCGACGGCTCGACCTTCGATTTCGAGGAACGCGACGCGTTGCACTACGTCACCTACGATCTCGAACCGCTGATGATGGCCGCGCTCGCCGCCAACGCGCATGGCGAGGATTGGTATAGCTGGGCCGCGCCGAGCGGGGCCAGCCTGCCGAAATCGCTCGATTGGCTCGCCCAGTTCGCGAACGGCACGCGCACGCATATCGAGTTCGCCAATTCCAAGGTCCAGTTCGACCGCGACCGCGCTGCCGCGGGGCAGGACGAATACGCGCCGCATCCGTGGAAGCCCGAGGCCGCTCTAGACACGTTCTGGACCGCGCGGCTGCTCGATCGGCGGTTCGCGCCATTGGCCAACACGCTCGCCGCGAACGCCAAGCGGCTGCCGGCCGCCTGGCTCACGCTATATTGA
- a CDS encoding DUF4861 family protein translates to MPAVVDPLPAPVGAARAPRATVALAPYRFDDLLFENDRIAHRIYGRALEKEQPPSSSGIDVWGKNVRWPFMERQLHGGDQHRYHGEGLDFFEVGTSRGGGGLGIWYDNKLWVSRNYRSYRILKNGPDVASFDVNYAAWPVDTARTVTETRRFTLPVGMNFTRMVSTMTSSRPGELIVGIGINKHAVSLTDIGTLVTDRARGRMTWWSGEEPDKGAMGVAVMVDPAAIVGFTQDFDNYLVLVRVTPGKPFVYYTGGAWSRGLDFHTKAEWQAYVNAQQPDFDPRR, encoded by the coding sequence ATGCCCGCTGTCGTGGATCCGCTACCCGCACCGGTCGGCGCCGCCCGCGCCCCGCGCGCGACCGTCGCGCTGGCGCCGTATCGGTTCGACGATCTGCTGTTCGAAAACGACCGCATCGCGCATCGCATTTACGGCCGTGCGCTCGAAAAGGAGCAACCGCCATCGTCGTCGGGCATCGACGTCTGGGGGAAGAACGTGCGCTGGCCGTTCATGGAGCGCCAGCTACACGGCGGCGACCAGCATCGCTATCATGGCGAAGGGCTCGATTTCTTCGAAGTCGGCACGTCGCGCGGCGGCGGCGGGCTCGGCATCTGGTATGACAACAAGCTCTGGGTATCGCGCAACTATCGCAGCTATCGCATCCTCAAGAACGGGCCGGACGTCGCGTCGTTCGACGTCAACTACGCGGCTTGGCCGGTCGATACGGCGCGGACGGTGACCGAGACGCGGCGCTTCACGCTGCCGGTGGGGATGAACTTCACCCGGATGGTCTCGACGATGACGTCGAGCCGCCCCGGCGAACTGATCGTCGGGATCGGCATCAACAAGCATGCCGTATCGCTTACCGACATCGGGACCTTAGTGACCGATCGCGCGCGCGGTCGGATGACGTGGTGGAGCGGCGAGGAGCCCGACAAGGGCGCGATGGGCGTCGCGGTCATGGTCGATCCCGCAGCGATCGTCGGGTTCACGCAGGATTTCGACAACTACCTGGTGCTGGTGCGCGTCACACCGGGCAAGCCGTTCGTCTATTATACCGGCGGGGCGTGGAGCAGAGGGCTCGATTTCCACACCAAGGCCGAATGGCAAGCCTATGTGAATGCACAACAGCCGGACTTCGACCCGCGCCGGTGA
- a CDS encoding nucleotidyltransferase family protein, which produces MSVAAVLLAAGLSRRFGDEDKLQMLLDGMPLGLHAARTLSALPLDHRIVVTRQNSLDWPDFTRVINYQPEIGMGHSLALGVRSACQMGADAVLVALADMPFVPLEHFAALLARHRGAASVIASSSGTQRMPPALFGRDWFERLESLTGDAGARTLLTDADTVAAKGAELVDIDSAGDLTGR; this is translated from the coding sequence ATGAGCGTCGCCGCCGTCCTGCTCGCCGCCGGCCTTTCGCGTCGGTTCGGCGACGAGGACAAGCTACAGATGCTACTCGATGGCATGCCGCTGGGGCTGCACGCGGCGCGGACGTTGTCGGCGTTGCCGCTCGATCACCGGATCGTCGTCACCCGACAAAACTCGCTCGACTGGCCGGACTTTACGAGGGTGATCAACTATCAGCCCGAAATCGGCATGGGGCATTCGCTCGCACTGGGCGTGCGGTCGGCCTGTCAGATGGGCGCGGACGCCGTACTTGTGGCACTGGCCGATATGCCATTCGTCCCTCTGGAACATTTCGCGGCTCTGTTGGCACGCCATCGTGGTGCCGCCAGCGTCATCGCATCCAGCAGCGGCACCCAGCGCATGCCGCCAGCATTGTTCGGGAGGGACTGGTTCGAGCGGCTAGAAAGTCTGACAGGAGACGCCGGCGCCAGGACGTTGTTGACCGATGCAGATACAGTCGCCGCCAAGGGTGCAGAATTGGTCGATATCGACAGCGCGGGCGACCTAACGGGTCGCTAG
- a CDS encoding XdhC family protein: protein MQDHHSVLAAYREWRGGPMALATVVSTWGSAPRPRGSHMLVHGDGRFAGSVSGGCVEGDVLALAGEVIASGRFERRSYGVSDASAFDAGLPCGGTIEVMVQPVATGGFAPALLDQIVAGRAEGRTIAIATDLATGESTVAASDDGDAFVNRYTPQRRLFIVGAVQIAQSLAAIARSLDIVPVVIDPRGRFLTEQRFPDTALDDRWPDEAITAGKPDMASAVVTLSHDPKIDDPALIAALAHPTGYVAALGSRRSHAARRERLAAAGVAAADLDRIEGPAGIDIGAIGAAEIALSVAAGMVAAWHRQAA, encoded by the coding sequence ATGCAGGATCATCACAGCGTTCTGGCGGCGTATCGGGAGTGGCGCGGGGGTCCGATGGCGCTGGCGACGGTGGTATCGACCTGGGGATCGGCGCCGCGCCCGCGCGGCAGCCACATGCTCGTCCATGGCGACGGGCGCTTCGCCGGGTCGGTGTCGGGCGGCTGCGTCGAGGGCGATGTGCTGGCGCTGGCGGGCGAGGTGATCGCGAGTGGTCGGTTCGAGCGGCGCAGCTACGGCGTGTCCGACGCGTCGGCGTTCGACGCCGGATTGCCGTGCGGCGGGACGATTGAGGTGATGGTGCAACCGGTCGCTACGGGCGGATTTGCGCCGGCCTTGCTCGACCAGATCGTCGCGGGTCGGGCGGAGGGACGGACGATCGCCATCGCGACCGATCTGGCGACGGGCGAAAGCACGGTCGCCGCGTCCGACGATGGCGACGCGTTCGTCAATCGCTACACGCCGCAGCGGCGGCTGTTCATCGTCGGCGCGGTGCAGATCGCGCAGAGCCTGGCGGCGATCGCGCGCAGCCTCGATATCGTGCCGGTGGTGATCGATCCGCGCGGACGCTTTCTGACCGAACAGCGCTTTCCCGACACCGCGCTCGACGATCGCTGGCCCGACGAGGCGATCACGGCGGGCAAGCCCGATATGGCGAGCGCGGTCGTCACTCTCAGCCACGATCCCAAGATCGACGACCCCGCGCTGATCGCCGCGCTGGCGCATCCCACCGGCTATGTCGCGGCGTTGGGGTCGCGGCGTAGCCATGCCGCGCGGCGCGAGCGGCTGGCGGCGGCGGGCGTCGCGGCGGCCGACCTCGACCGGATCGAGGGGCCGGCTGGAATCGATATTGGCGCGATCGGCGCGGCGGAGATCGCGCTGTCCGTGGCCGCCGGGATGGTCGCGGCGTGGCACCGCCAGGCCGCATGA
- the paoA gene encoding aldehyde dehydrogenase iron-sulfur subunit PaoA — protein sequence MDVSTDPHPSRREMLAGAAAVTVATSVVANPAEAKVNMSPPVHTEKVSFTVNGKPRSLTLDTRTTLLDALREHLDLTGTKKGCDHGQCGACTVLVDGVRINSCLTLAVMHDGDKITTIEGLGTPGKLHPMQAAFVRHDGYQCGYCTPGQICSAVAVLDEIKRGIPSHVSASLTEPPKATNMEMRERMSGNICRCGAYSNIAEAMADVAGGAA from the coding sequence ATGGACGTTTCCACCGATCCCCATCCCTCGCGTCGCGAGATGCTGGCCGGCGCCGCCGCGGTCACCGTGGCGACTTCCGTCGTCGCGAACCCTGCCGAAGCGAAGGTGAACATGTCCCCACCGGTACATACCGAAAAAGTGTCGTTCACGGTGAACGGCAAACCGCGCTCGCTAACGCTCGACACGCGCACGACCCTGCTGGATGCGTTGCGCGAGCATCTCGACCTGACAGGCACCAAGAAGGGCTGCGACCACGGCCAGTGCGGGGCGTGCACCGTGCTGGTCGATGGGGTGCGGATCAATTCGTGCTTGACGCTCGCGGTGATGCACGACGGCGACAAAATCACGACGATCGAGGGGCTCGGCACGCCCGGCAAGCTCCACCCGATGCAGGCCGCGTTCGTCCGCCACGACGGCTATCAGTGCGGCTATTGCACGCCGGGCCAGATCTGTTCGGCGGTGGCGGTGCTCGACGAAATCAAGCGCGGCATTCCCAGCCACGTATCCGCCAGCCTGACCGAGCCGCCCAAAGCGACCAACATGGAAATGCGCGAGCGGATGAGCGGCAATATCTGTCGCTGCGGCGCCTATTCGAACATCGCCGAGGCGATGGCCGACGTCGCGGGAGGGGCGGCATGA
- a CDS encoding FAD binding domain-containing protein produces MKAFSYERAASPAAAAKAATTPGAKFIAGGTNLLDLMKLQIEAPTHLIDVNGLSFDKIEATPDGGLRIGALVRNTALAADARVRRDYAVLSRALLAGASGQLRNKATTAGNLLQRTRCPYFYDTNQACNKRSPGSGCAAIGGFSRQLGVIGTSDACIATHPSDMAVAMRVLDADVETVRADGTARKIAIADFYRLPGDTPQVETALERGELITAVTLPRPIGGTHIYHKVRDRASYAFALVSVAAVVGKEGCGRVAVGGVAPRPWRVEAAEAALPRGAKAVAGELLAGARPTADNRFKLTLVERTLGSVLAEAKA; encoded by the coding sequence ATGAAGGCGTTCAGCTACGAGCGGGCCGCTTCCCCCGCCGCCGCAGCCAAGGCAGCGACAACTCCCGGCGCAAAGTTCATCGCCGGCGGCACCAACCTGCTCGACCTGATGAAGCTACAGATCGAGGCGCCGACGCATCTGATCGACGTCAACGGCCTGAGCTTCGATAAGATCGAAGCGACCCCTGATGGCGGTCTCCGCATCGGCGCGCTGGTCCGCAATACCGCGCTCGCCGCCGATGCGCGCGTGCGACGCGATTACGCCGTGCTGTCGCGCGCGCTGCTGGCGGGCGCGTCGGGACAATTGCGCAACAAGGCGACGACTGCGGGCAATCTGCTCCAGCGCACGCGCTGCCCGTATTTCTACGACACCAACCAGGCGTGCAACAAACGTTCGCCGGGATCGGGCTGTGCGGCGATCGGCGGGTTCAGCCGCCAGCTCGGCGTGATCGGCACCAGCGACGCGTGCATTGCGACGCATCCCAGCGACATGGCGGTGGCGATGCGCGTGCTCGACGCCGACGTCGAGACGGTCCGCGCCGATGGCACCGCGCGCAAGATCGCGATCGCCGATTTCTACCGGTTGCCCGGCGATACGCCGCAAGTCGAAACCGCGCTCGAGCGCGGCGAGCTGATCACCGCGGTGACCCTGCCCCGGCCGATCGGCGGTACGCACATCTACCACAAGGTCCGCGACCGCGCGTCCTACGCCTTCGCGCTGGTGTCGGTCGCGGCGGTGGTCGGCAAGGAAGGCTGCGGCCGCGTCGCGGTGGGCGGCGTCGCGCCTCGGCCCTGGCGCGTCGAGGCGGCCGAAGCAGCGCTGCCGAGGGGCGCGAAAGCGGTGGCGGGCGAGTTGCTCGCCGGCGCGCGCCCGACAGCGGATAACAGGTTCAAGCTCACGCTTGTCGAACGAACGCTCGGCAGCGTGCTGGCGGAGGCAAAGGCATGA
- the paoC gene encoding aldehyde oxidoreductase molybdenum-binding subunit PaoC: MKYDTPVATNPIDQLKIVGRATDRIEGPLKTTGTAPYAYEWHDVVPNPAYGFVVGSAIAKGRIASIDLTAAKAAPGVRAIVTADSAGKLDKGNFNTAHLLGGPTIEHYHQAVALVVADTFEQARAAAALVRIDYTRDKGAFDLAAAKDTAPLAPGGGFNGDPETKVGDFVGAFASAPVTLDATYTTPDHGHAMMEPHASTALWEGDKLTIYTSNQMIAWSRGDVAKTLGLKKDQVRIVSPYVGGGFGGKLFVRADAILAALGAKAVGRPVKVALTRPMMFNNTTHRPATIQRIRIGATKDGTITAIGHESWSGDLPNGSPETAVGQTRLLYAGANRMTAMRLAVLDLPEGNAMRAPGEAPGLMALEIAMDEMAEKLGMDPVDFRIKNDTQVDPEKPTRPFSQRQFAKCLELGADKFGWNKRKAKPATVRDGRWLVGLGMAAAIRNHIPFKSAARVRLERDGRLTVETDMTDIGTGSYTIIAQTAAETMGVPLDRVDVRLGDSDFPVACGSGGQFGAANSTSGVYAACVKLREAVAQKLGFNTTDCTFAGGKVRAGNRSVPLTDASKDGPLTGEDAIEFGDLDKKYQQSTFAGHFVEAAVDAATGEIRVRRMLAVCAAGRILNPKAARSQVIGAMTMGLGAALMEELAVDKRFGFFVNHDLAGYEVPVHADVPHQEVIFLDEEDSIASPMKAKGVGELGLCGVGAAVANAVYNATGVRVRDYPVTLDKYLDNLPPTA, from the coding sequence ATGAAATACGATACGCCCGTCGCCACCAACCCGATCGACCAGCTCAAGATCGTCGGCCGCGCCACCGACCGGATCGAGGGCCCGCTCAAGACCACCGGCACCGCGCCTTATGCGTACGAGTGGCACGATGTCGTTCCGAATCCCGCCTATGGCTTCGTCGTCGGATCGGCGATCGCCAAGGGCCGGATCGCGTCGATCGACCTCACCGCCGCCAAGGCCGCGCCAGGCGTGCGCGCGATCGTCACCGCCGACAGCGCCGGCAAGCTCGACAAGGGCAATTTCAACACCGCGCATCTGCTCGGCGGGCCGACGATCGAACATTATCACCAGGCGGTCGCTCTGGTCGTCGCCGACACGTTCGAACAGGCGCGCGCCGCCGCTGCCCTGGTTCGCATCGATTATACACGCGACAAGGGCGCGTTCGATCTCGCCGCGGCGAAGGATACGGCACCACTCGCTCCCGGCGGCGGGTTCAACGGCGATCCCGAGACCAAGGTCGGCGATTTCGTGGGCGCCTTCGCGAGCGCGCCGGTCACTCTCGACGCGACCTATACAACGCCCGATCACGGCCATGCGATGATGGAGCCGCACGCCAGCACCGCTCTATGGGAAGGCGACAAGCTGACGATCTACACCTCCAACCAGATGATCGCATGGAGCCGCGGCGACGTCGCCAAGACGCTCGGCCTCAAGAAGGACCAGGTGCGGATCGTGTCGCCCTATGTCGGTGGCGGGTTCGGCGGTAAGTTGTTCGTCCGCGCCGACGCGATCCTGGCGGCCTTGGGCGCGAAAGCTGTGGGCAGACCGGTCAAGGTCGCGCTGACTCGGCCGATGATGTTCAACAACACGACGCACCGCCCGGCGACGATCCAGCGAATCCGGATCGGCGCGACAAAAGACGGCACGATCACCGCGATCGGGCATGAAAGCTGGTCGGGAGACTTACCCAACGGATCGCCCGAGACCGCGGTCGGCCAGACGCGCTTGCTCTATGCCGGCGCCAACCGAATGACCGCGATGCGGCTCGCGGTCCTCGACCTGCCCGAAGGCAATGCGATGCGCGCGCCGGGCGAGGCGCCCGGGCTGATGGCGCTGGAAATCGCGATGGACGAAATGGCCGAAAAGCTCGGCATGGATCCCGTCGACTTCCGCATCAAGAACGACACCCAGGTCGATCCCGAAAAGCCGACCCGCCCCTTTTCTCAGCGCCAGTTCGCCAAGTGCCTGGAACTCGGCGCCGACAAATTCGGCTGGAACAAGCGCAAGGCCAAGCCGGCTACCGTGCGCGACGGGCGCTGGCTGGTCGGGCTCGGCATGGCGGCGGCGATCCGCAACCACATTCCGTTCAAGTCGGCGGCGCGGGTGCGGCTGGAACGCGACGGGCGGCTGACGGTCGAGACCGACATGACCGATATCGGCACCGGCAGTTACACGATCATCGCACAGACCGCGGCGGAGACGATGGGCGTGCCGCTCGACCGTGTCGATGTCCGGCTCGGCGACAGCGACTTCCCGGTCGCGTGCGGATCGGGCGGCCAGTTCGGCGCGGCCAACTCGACCTCGGGCGTCTATGCGGCGTGCGTCAAACTTCGCGAAGCGGTGGCGCAGAAGCTCGGGTTCAACACGACCGATTGCACCTTCGCCGGCGGCAAGGTCCGCGCGGGCAATCGCAGCGTCCCCCTCACCGACGCGTCGAAGGACGGCCCGTTGACCGGCGAGGACGCGATCGAGTTCGGCGACCTCGACAAGAAATACCAGCAATCGACCTTCGCCGGCCATTTCGTCGAGGCCGCCGTCGACGCGGCGACCGGCGAAATCCGCGTGCGGCGGATGCTGGCGGTGTGCGCCGCCGGGCGCATCCTCAACCCAAAGGCAGCGCGCAGCCAGGTGATCGGGGCGATGACGATGGGGCTCGGCGCGGCGCTGATGGAGGAACTCGCGGTCGACAAGCGCTTTGGCTTCTTCGTCAACCACGACCTCGCCGGTTACGAAGTCCCGGTCCATGCCGACGTTCCGCACCAGGAGGTGATCTTCCTCGACGAGGAGGATTCGATCGCGTCGCCTATGAAGGCGAAGGGCGTCGGCGAACTCGGGCTGTGCGGGGTCGGCGCGGCCGTGGCCAATGCCGTCTACAACGCGACCGGCGTGCGCGTGCGCGACTATCCGGTCACCCTGGACAAATACCTAGACAATCTGCCTCCGACTGCCTGA
- a CDS encoding glycosyltransferase produces the protein MRIVDVCAFYTPAGGGVKTYIDRKLAIAPRLGHETIVIAPGATDSVIEHRPGAIVATIASPRFPLDRRYRYFADEEKLHRTLSMWRPDVVEASSPWSSASMVGRWQGSATRALVMHCDPLSAYAYRWFGGVAGIATIDRGFDRFWRHLRQLDAQFDAVICASDQLTHRLRQGGVHGARTVRMGVQDGLFSPTRRDLAVRRRTLELCGLRSNAMLMLGVGRYSPEKRWAMVIEAAISASTVKPIGLLLVGEGRSRSALIAAASGSPHVVVGAKIRDRSILATILASSDVLIHGCEAETFCMVAAEARASGLPVIVPDRGGASDHGDGAPNLRYRAANVGALRDAMITFAGRAGMENNSRETLPIRTMDDHFAELFRLYCAAAEPVRLAA, from the coding sequence ATGAGAATAGTGGACGTCTGCGCTTTTTACACGCCGGCCGGCGGAGGAGTGAAAACCTATATCGATCGCAAGTTGGCGATCGCGCCGCGCTTGGGTCACGAAACCATCGTGATCGCGCCTGGCGCCACCGATTCGGTGATCGAACATCGACCGGGCGCGATCGTCGCCACGATCGCGTCGCCGCGTTTTCCGCTCGACCGCCGCTATCGTTATTTTGCCGACGAGGAGAAATTACACCGGACGTTGTCGATGTGGCGGCCCGACGTCGTCGAAGCTTCGTCTCCCTGGTCGAGCGCTTCGATGGTGGGCCGGTGGCAGGGCTCGGCCACGCGTGCGCTCGTCATGCATTGCGACCCGCTGTCGGCATATGCGTATCGCTGGTTCGGCGGCGTCGCGGGCATCGCGACGATCGATCGCGGGTTCGACCGCTTCTGGCGGCACTTGCGCCAGCTCGATGCGCAGTTCGACGCCGTGATCTGCGCGAGCGACCAGCTGACGCACCGGCTGCGACAAGGCGGCGTCCATGGCGCACGAACGGTGCGAATGGGGGTGCAGGATGGTTTGTTTTCGCCGACGCGTCGCGACCTCGCCGTGCGACGGCGAACGCTCGAACTTTGTGGGCTGCGCTCCAACGCGATGCTGATGTTGGGCGTCGGTCGATATTCACCTGAGAAGCGTTGGGCGATGGTTATCGAGGCGGCGATTTCGGCAAGTACCGTCAAGCCGATCGGATTGCTGCTCGTCGGCGAGGGACGGAGCCGGAGCGCGCTGATCGCTGCCGCTTCCGGTTCTCCACATGTCGTGGTGGGGGCAAAAATTCGCGACCGATCAATTCTCGCAACGATACTGGCGAGTAGCGATGTACTGATCCATGGTTGTGAAGCCGAAACTTTCTGCATGGTGGCAGCAGAGGCGCGTGCCAGTGGCCTGCCCGTCATAGTTCCGGACCGCGGCGGCGCTTCCGATCACGGTGATGGCGCGCCGAACCTGCGATATCGCGCTGCGAACGTGGGTGCTCTGCGTGATGCTATGATTACTTTCGCCGGACGCGCTGGCATGGAAAATAACTCTCGGGAAACTCTGCCGATCCGAACTATGGACGATCACTTTGCGGAACTTTTCCGCCTGTATTGCGCCGCTGCGGAGCCCGTGCGGCTTGCTGCCTGA